Within the Hevea brasiliensis isolate MT/VB/25A 57/8 chromosome 2, ASM3005281v1, whole genome shotgun sequence genome, the region CTTTTCACAGAAGTTTTTCTCGCCAACCAAACGGGAGGAAGCTTCCTTGAGCCTATTTCGAAGGACTTCGGTCTGGCCCACAGTTAGAACACCCCAAGGCCTCATTACTTGCACTATGTTTGGATGGGGAAAGAAAACAAGGATGAAAAATacagattaaaaaaaaatcattttttcttatttaagattaaatattatttttctttgtcaAATTTTTGATATTCCTTTATTGTCCGGTACATGAGTTGCACGTgggaatcattttttttttaaattgtgtataaataataataataataataataaaatatataaattatatactttcaaatatatttacattaaaataaaatgaCTTTATTTAATATATGTTACATTCTGCCAAATCATATATAAGTgtcaaataaaatataaatataagttaaaaaataaaaattttaattatattatttcaaGCAATTATTAGTATAATATAAATTGGTTTCAAACGCAAAACTGATAAAACTCTTTTAtagtaatatataaaatattaaaatatttagataataatatgtGATTATAGTTTCTGTCCATTTACTTGTTAATGCATGACTGACAAGGGTAATTTTTATAGTAcatctcttaatttttttttttatattttacttttatcattaatcttaatttattactaaaaaattataacagtttagttaaaaaaataataaataacttTTTTACCTTATTCCTTACTGCACTATCATTTTAATCATCATCTGGacttattacaaaaatataacatcatCACAACTATTTATTTCATGTAAAGAAAAAAGATTTACCTATCATTAAAAAGCGTTGAAATTATATTTATAGAATAAATTTTTTACCCCATTTCCTCCCACACTCAAAAAATACTGGTCATTTCAATTTTATTTGGACCTATCACAAAAATATCAATATCATCACAATAATTtattcatataaaaaaaaaaaagatttacaaTTACTGAAAAGTGTTGAAATCGCATttataaaataacattttatcctATTTCTTCTCACACTAATCATTTCAACTATAATTTGGACCTATCACAAAAATATCAATGCTATCACAATAATTTATTCATACAAAGAAAGAAGATTTACTATTACTGAAagtgttaaaattatatttataaaataatatttttacctcatttcttctCATGCTAATCATTTCAACTATAATTTGAACTTATCGTAAAAATATCAATGCCATTATAGTGATCTATTTCATGTAAAAAATATTGAAACTGTATTTATAGACATCGTACTATAATTTAGATTGATTTTTTAACTAGAAATATGTTATTATAAGTTAgagatattttttttaaaataaaattaaaatttaaagtaaGACAAAATTAGACTATAAAAATTACTCTGATGCCTTCCACACCGTCCATCAAATTTCTATGAGAACATCCTCTACGGGCACATTCCTACTTTGTTTTATCTTATGCTTTTACGATAGCTTtgatttcaaatttatatttaataaatttttatactaTATTGGCACctttgaaataatttttaatttaattacattctaatattttttcaaatacaatattaattcttcaaatgttggcctctaaaaaaaaaaattatggcttCACCCCTGATTACTAAGTTTTTCCCTTAAAAAAATTTATGCCTGCTATATTTGACCAAAACCAAAATTAAATCAAGACCTAATTTGGTTTCAGTCCCTTAAAttattgaagtgaaacaattGATTCCGATCCAAAATCGACCTACCATTTCTATTGTTTTATTAAGGGTCCTTAGTTCAATTGTTTGGATACAGCTAAGTTAATTACCGATACGACTAGTAACTAATttgagtttatttttttatttagactatattgctcttttaaaatttattaattataaaatttttacgtctttaaattagtttttatattaataaaatatttataattataaaataataaataaataaatataaaaatattataaataataataaataattatatttttaaaaattatattttcaaatctgtatatgttatataataatttaataattatatgtttattttaataataaaataaataattattttatatataacagCAATCACTAAATATGATTTTATCAAGCATTTACGATATATCTACTACAATCAACTatcaagtaaaaataaaaaaataaaaaaaactataACCCATCAATAACGGCTGTCAATTATCTAATAGCtaaattaattaggttttaaaataataatagataaatttattaattatttataattatttttttattataaataataaaaataacattaATTGTTATAATCAAATGATAAATTAAATCTACACAAATATTTCTCATTTTTAGAGAAAATTAGAGCATTAGTATTGCTTCGTTGGTTAGCAGATTAGACACATGGATAACTTTAACTTCAAAAgctctccttttctttttttctttataaaaaaaaagaaagataataataacaataataaaaagaGATGAATTCTCAAAAAGTGAGATGGAATCGCAGAGATCTTTTTTTCCTTAATTAGTAATTTTGAGTTTAGATCTTAAGTAtaaaacattttaaaaattttgaaaggaGTATTTTGTCCCATTTGTGAGTTTATTTGGTACGAATTCGGATTAATCGAGCCAATGAATATCGAATATTGAATGgtttttaaaaagggaaaaaaaaaaatgagagacgAGCTAATCTCCCACGAGTAGATCAAATGTTAAGGAAACAAGTGGAAAGCTTAAATGAGATGgttttattatatattcaaagATTTACTTGTGAACCAATCATACCCACATTCCTAAAGTAAGTTCAGCTTTGTGCTGTTTCCCGCAATTATCAATGCCTTGCATGGATTGAATATGCTTTTCTTTCTTCAAAGCAATCTTGTTACTttccttcataaaaaaaaataataataaaagaaagaaagaaagaaaaaagagccCCTTTGTGCATTGGCCAATGTCATTTCTTAGCAGAGAAGAAAATGTTCATGTAGCTCTTCCACTGGGGTTATGTCATCTGATTGGCTGCAATAGATGCTGAATGCTTTTCCCTCCCAATCTCgacttattattataattaatttaaaactttatattattttactattttaatttttatattaaaatatattaaatttaaattaatttcaatactaattgatacgtttatttttttaacattaatTCTGATAGCAACATCAAATATACCCTAAATATAATCTAACTCTATAATAGGAaattataaatcttaattataaCTTTACAAGGACAATAAATAATTATTGTCTGATGAATCAATCTTTGTAAACAATtactataaataattatcaataatatatatatatatatatatatatatatatatatatatatatatatatatatatatatatatatatgaaacctATTAATCACTAATTATTAAAACCTTTTTCAATtatctaacaattaaatttttgatttgactaataaaaaaatttcataaaaattattcgataataatttttaaaatagtatttagtattttatttatagtaaaaataatgtattttttgtttatattatttaatgacataatatttataataatatttaaaaattaagaaaatgactcataaaaaattattattattaatttttaaaaattgaaagagtattttgattagaattaataaaatgatattattatttttatattttataattaatttaataattatttttataaatacttttattttaaattattatataaaaaattaattactaatatttaacagttaataattattaaaataactatAGTTACTAAAATAGGAATAGAGTCTATAATTTATTTgaagattaaataatatattttttaaattttaaaaaataattaattttattaaattatataaattaaatagtaattttttttaataattaataaaattcgaTTATCAATGTGACCTTCAACGGTCATCTCATGCGTGATCTGTTGCATGAATTATATGTTTAGTATTTTGGGAAGGAGAAAGAGCGATCCACTCTTCAATTCTCGATGGGTATCTTTGCTTGCCAGAGATGTCGCTCTTCATTTCTCTAGCTTGCTTGGGGTGCGAGTGACAGTATTAGAAACTTCTTCGCCATTGTACTACCTGAGATTGTTAGTATATATATGTAGTTTAAACAAGCAAACGATTGTTCGTAGCTCCGTACATGCAAGTGCTTGAGTTTCTAGATtctaattttgtaatattatctttTGAAAAAGTAATTGCCCACCGAAAGTTTTCTTTACGATTTTGCCCCTCTAGGACCTTCGCATCTTGCATTATTTATTGCCCCATTTCACCTTCAATGAGCACTAGAAAACAGAGATAGCTTCCCAATCATGGCAGTGCGTCCTTATACTTTTGCTTTGATCCTTCTTTCTCTCTTACAGGCTAACATCGCAAGTAAGTGTGTGCTTTcctcttaaattaattaatttctgggATTTATTCTTCAGACAAATTAATTATTTGGTATTGTTTTTCTGTCATATCTTGAAGAAGTTATCCTTTACTGTTAATCTTGGTGATGAAATGACAAGTGACATTGTAATTTTCAATTCCCAGCCAAGACTTTCCCATCAGTCTCTTtgtttaattttcttgaagactAATTTTTTAAAACGTAACGGCTAGCATGGATTTTAATCTCTGTTGAACCAAAAGATGAACATCGAACACTGAACAGATACAAGTATTTAATAATCCGATTTATACATCCTTGCAGACTCGCAATCATTCATCGGTGTAAACTATGGCCAAGTCGCGGATAACCTCCCGCCGCCGTCAGCCACAGCAAAGCTTCTTCAGTCGACTTCaatccaaaaggtcagattatacGGGTCAGACCCGGCTTTAATCAAAGCCTTAGCCAATACTGGAATAGGAATCGTTATCGGCGCCTCGAATGGTGATATTCCCTCACTAGCCTCAGATCCTAACTTCGCCAAGAACTGGGTCAACACCAACGTGGTTCCATTTTATCCAGCTAGCAAAATCATCCTCATCACCGTCGGCAATGAGGTGTTGACCTCTGGCGACCAGAATCTTATGACGAAGCTTTTGCCGGCAATGCAAAATGTCCAAAATGCTCTGAACGCAGCGTCTCCTGGGGGTGAGATTAAGGTCTCTACAGTTCATTCTATGGCGATATTGAAGCAATCAGAGCCACCGTCGACCGGAAGCTTCGATCCCAGTTACGGGGATTTGATGAAGGGTTTATTGGGGTTTAACAATGCCACGGGCTCGCCTTTCGCGATCAATCCGTACCCGTACTTTGCTTACAGGAGCGATCCAAGGCCCGAGACTCTTGCCTTTTGTCTTTTCCAACCGAATGCAGGACGTTTTGATGCAAACACAAAGATCAAGTACATGAACATGTTCGATGCTCAGGTGAGTTTGCGTAAAGCGAATTGGCCAACTAGAAATGGTCGGTCCTGTCTCCATGTGAGGCTCACACGCCACACTTTTTGTGATTTTACTGAAGCACCATTCATTTACTGCTTAGGCCTCTCACAATTTGCATAATTACTCTCAGGTTGATGCTGTTCATTCTGCGTTGTCCTCTCTGGGCTTTAAGAATGTGGAAATTGTGGTAGCTGAGACTGGATGGCCTTACAAGGGAGACAGCAATGAAGTAGGGCCAAGTATTGAGAATGCTAAGGCTTACAATGGTAATTTGATTGCACACCTTCGATCAGTGGTGGGCACCCCATTGATGCCAGGTAAATCAGTAGATACATATCTCTTTGCTCTGTATGATGAAGACTTGAAACCTGGACCTGGCTCTGAGCGATCATTTGGCCTTTTCAAGCCTGATCTCACCATGACTTATGATGTTGGCCTCTCCAAGAGTAGCCAGGTGAGGACCAATTTCTCGTTTCAgcgaggtttcaaaaattttgctccgtAGGATTTCACTTTGTTGTTGTTATATACGTTAAGCTTTATTAACGCAAGTTATTACACTTGAAGACTCCATCTACGCCAAAAACTCCGGTGACT harbors:
- the LOC110640039 gene encoding glucan endo-1,3-beta-glucosidase 7, which produces MAVRPYTFALILLSLLQANIANSQSFIGVNYGQVADNLPPPSATAKLLQSTSIQKVRLYGSDPALIKALANTGIGIVIGASNGDIPSLASDPNFAKNWVNTNVVPFYPASKIILITVGNEVLTSGDQNLMTKLLPAMQNVQNALNAASPGGEIKVSTVHSMAILKQSEPPSTGSFDPSYGDLMKGLLGFNNATGSPFAINPYPYFAYRSDPRPETLAFCLFQPNAGRFDANTKIKYMNMFDAQVDAVHSALSSLGFKNVEIVVAETGWPYKGDSNEVGPSIENAKAYNGNLIAHLRSVVGTPLMPGKSVDTYLFALYDEDLKPGPGSERSFGLFKPDLTMTYDVGLSKSSQTPSTPKTPVTPSPVPNKATWCVPKAGVSDAQLQANLDYACGRGIDCSPIQPGGACFEPNTVSSHAAYAMNLLYQNSDRNPWNCDFSQTATLSSKNPSYNACKYPSESA